One segment of Panicum virgatum strain AP13 chromosome 3K, P.virgatum_v5, whole genome shotgun sequence DNA contains the following:
- the LOC120697980 gene encoding probable cytokinin riboside 5'-monophosphate phosphoribohydrolase LOGL7 isoform X2: MGDGAAAVPCRFRTICVFCGSSAGHRKVFADAALELGHELVRRGISLVYGGGSIGLMGVIARTVRDGGYHVLGVIPKALMPIEISGESVGEVKVVADMHQRKAEMARQSEAFIALPGGYGTMEELLEMITWCQLGIHDKPVGLLNVDGYYDPLIALFEKGATEGFINPDCRQIFVSAPTASELLTKMEQYTRLHQEVAPATSWEISELGYGKGGAPAEDS, from the exons ATGGGCGACGGAGCGGCCGCCGTGCCTTGCAGGTTCCGCACGATCTGCGTCTTCTGCGGCAGCAGCGCCGGACACCGGAAGGTGTTCGCGGATGccgcgctcgagctcggccaCGAGCTG GTGCGGAGGGGCATCAGCCTGGtctacggcggcggcagcatcgGGCTGATGGGCGTGATTGCGCGGACGGTTCGCGACGGCGGCTACCATGTCCTTGG GGTGATTCCTAAAGCGCTCATGCCTATTGAG ATTTCAGGTGAAAGTGTAGGAGAAGTGAAGGTTGTAGCCGACATGCATCAGAGGAAGGCTGAGATGGCTCGCCAATCTGAAGCGTTCATCGCTCTCCCAG GTGGGTATGGAACAATGGAGGAGTTGTTGGAGATGATAACTTGGTGCCAACTTGGAATTCATGACAAACCA GTCGGCTTGCTGAATGTCGATGGTTACTACGACCCGCTGATTGCTCTGTTTGAAAAGGGGGCAACGGAGGGTTTCATCAACCCTGACTGCAGGCAAATATTTGTTTCTGCACCAACCGCAAGCGAGCTGCTGACAAAGATGGAG CAATACACCCGGTTGCACCAGGAGGTAGCCCCGGCAACGAGCTGGGAGATCTCGGAGCTCGGCTACGGGAAAGGCGGCGCACCGGCAGAAGACTCGTAG
- the LOC120697980 gene encoding probable cytokinin riboside 5'-monophosphate phosphoribohydrolase LOGL7 isoform X1, with the protein MGDGAAAVPCRFRTICVFCGSSAGHRKVFADAALELGHELVRRGISLVYGGGSIGLMGVIARTVRDGGYHVLGVIPKALMPIEISGESVGEVKVVADMHQRKAEMARQSEAFIALPGARYSDDFLLSLRYFNITCLQFVSGGYGTMEELLEMITWCQLGIHDKPVGLLNVDGYYDPLIALFEKGATEGFINPDCRQIFVSAPTASELLTKMEQYTRLHQEVAPATSWEISELGYGKGGAPAEDS; encoded by the exons ATGGGCGACGGAGCGGCCGCCGTGCCTTGCAGGTTCCGCACGATCTGCGTCTTCTGCGGCAGCAGCGCCGGACACCGGAAGGTGTTCGCGGATGccgcgctcgagctcggccaCGAGCTG GTGCGGAGGGGCATCAGCCTGGtctacggcggcggcagcatcgGGCTGATGGGCGTGATTGCGCGGACGGTTCGCGACGGCGGCTACCATGTCCTTGG GGTGATTCCTAAAGCGCTCATGCCTATTGAG ATTTCAGGTGAAAGTGTAGGAGAAGTGAAGGTTGTAGCCGACATGCATCAGAGGAAGGCTGAGATGGCTCGCCAATCTGAAGCGTTCATCGCTCTCCCAGGTGCCAGATATTCAGACGATTTCCTGCTTTCATTACGATATTTCAATATAACTTGCTTACAATTTGTATCAGGTGGGTATGGAACAATGGAGGAGTTGTTGGAGATGATAACTTGGTGCCAACTTGGAATTCATGACAAACCA GTCGGCTTGCTGAATGTCGATGGTTACTACGACCCGCTGATTGCTCTGTTTGAAAAGGGGGCAACGGAGGGTTTCATCAACCCTGACTGCAGGCAAATATTTGTTTCTGCACCAACCGCAAGCGAGCTGCTGACAAAGATGGAG CAATACACCCGGTTGCACCAGGAGGTAGCCCCGGCAACGAGCTGGGAGATCTCGGAGCTCGGCTACGGGAAAGGCGGCGCACCGGCAGAAGACTCGTAG
- the LOC120697979 gene encoding protein IQ-DOMAIN 1-like translates to MGASSKWIKSLVALKAPEKAAGHKGGRKWPRLWRSSSSSAASRASAGEGGALASEASSASADSFSSVLAAVVRAAPRDFRLIRQEWAAVRIQTAFRALLARRALKALRGIVRLQALVRGRLVRRQLAATLKCMHALLRVQERAREQRARSTADGGGSLDALNGRATSTKDAEEQWCHRQGSFDEVKSKLHMKHEGAAKRQRAIAYAHFYQHRSSKYSGRPSSPANCVRSHESNRCNHNLSYLEGWMATKPWETRLMEPNHTDSQFAKNCEDLNLAASKHSDASSVKIRRNNVTTRVAAKPPSVLSASSSDFVYEESSPSTSSVTPVSATTSILASEARSDSGHVGGPNYRNLTKSAKARLNGCSSHRGSFQRQRSEDMTRVALSPIDTQSNAGSEISVTSKRLSSLSLKGRSMMRSLDKENDDILAP, encoded by the exons ATGGGGGCGTCGAGCAAGTGGATCAAGTCGCTGGTGGCCCTCAAGGCGCCGGAGAAGGCGGCGGGGCACAAGGGCGGGCGCAAGTGGCCCCGGCTGTGGCGGAGCTCGtcgtcctccgccgcgtccagggccagcgccggcgagggcggcgcgctGGCGTCGGAGGcgtcctcggcgtcggccgACTCGTTCAGCTCGGTGCTCGCGGCCGTCGTCCGCGCGGCGCCCAGGGACTTCCGGCTCATCAGGCAGGAGTGGGCCGCCGTCCGCATCCAGACCGCCTTCCGCGCGTTATTG GCGAGGCGGGCGCTGAAGGCGCTGAGGGGCATCGTGCGGCTGCAGGCGCTGGTGCGCGGCCGGCTCGTGCGGAGGCAGCTGGCCGCCACGCTCAAGTGCATGCACGCGCTGCTGCGGGTGCAGGAACGCGCCAGGGAGCAGCGGGCGCGCTCcaccgcggacggcggcggttcCCTGGACGCGCTCAACGGCCGTGCCACTTCTACCAAAGACGCTGAG GAACAATGGTGCCACCGTCAAGGTTCTTTTGACGAAGTAAAATCAAAATTACACATGAAGCATGAAGGTGCAGCAAAGAGACAAAGGGCAATTGCCTATGCTCATTTTTATCAG CATCGGAGTTCAAAATACAGCGGGAGACCAAGCTCTCCTGCTAACTGTGTTAGAAGCCATGAGTCTAATAGGTGCAATCACAACTTGAGTTACTTAGAAGGATGGATGGCAACTAAACCATGGGAAACCAGACTTATGGAGCCAAATCATACCGACTCGCAGTTCGCAAAGAACTGCGAGGATCTGAACCTGGCTGCCTCTAAGCATTCTGATGCTAGCTCGGTGAAAATCAGAAGGAACAATGTCACAACCAGGGTAGCAGCAAAGCCTCCTTCAGTGCTGTCTGCCTCTTCCTCTGACTTTGTGTATGAGGAGAGCTCTCCGTCAACATCCTCAGTGACTCCAGTGTCTGCTACCACCAGCATCTTAGCATCAGAAGCAAGATCAGACAGTGGCCATGTCGGAGGACCAAACTACAGGAACTTGACCAAGTCTGCCAAAGCAAGGCTAAATGGTTGCAGCAGCCACAGAGGGTCATTCCAGCGACAGCGATCCGAGGACATGACCAGGGTGGCGCTCTCTCCAATCGACACCCAAAGCAACGCTGGCTCGGAGATTTCAGTGACCTCAAAGAGACTGAGCAGCTTGTCTTTGAAAGGCCGAAGCATGATGAGAAGCTTGGACAAGGAGAATGACGATATCCTGGCTCCTTGA